One segment of Raphanus sativus cultivar WK10039 unplaced genomic scaffold, ASM80110v3 Scaffold4167, whole genome shotgun sequence DNA contains the following:
- the LOC108827839 gene encoding LOB domain-containing protein 12-like, with translation MAQNKCGRCRLMRKNCHENCIFAPYFPANDLNKFACLQKIFGSASITKILTDLDVDQRETAVTTLVYEAKARIDDAVQGCVRTIYELTHENQLLKQENAELKEQRALMQQPLGLVQQTQNPTAFLQPAQVQRGGTSSQSQQHLETQTQWGSQPHQTGISFATQPQQHNQTMMQWPVESQPQQHLETQTQWGSQPHQTGISFATQPQQHIQTQMQWPVESQPQQNLHYTEPQHHSSMTTTNCSATGNELMHLTTQASGPLPPQSQMQENRTSDEDLV, from the coding sequence ATGGCGCAGAACAAATGTGGCCGATGCAGGTTAATGAGGAAGAATTGCCACGAAAACTGTATCTTTGCGCCTTACTTCCCGGCCAATGACCTCAACAAGTTTGCTTGCCTTCAAAAGATATTCGGATCGGCCAGCATCACCAAGATACTCACCGACCTAGACGTTGATCAGAGGGAAACCGCTGTTACTACTCTGGTTTATGAAGCGAAAGCAAGGATCGATGATGCTGTCCAAGGGTGTGTGCGTACAATCTACGAGCTTACTCATGAGAACCAGCTTCTTAAACAAGAAAATGCAGAACTCAAGGAACAACGTGCTCTCATGCAGCAACCGCTCGGTCTCGTGCAGCAAACGCAGAACCCTACCGCTTTCTTGCAGCCGGCGCAAGTTCAGAGGGGTGGTACGTCGTCTCAATCGCAGCAGCACCTTGAAACTCAGACGCAGTGGGGTTCACAGCCGCACCAAACAGGAATCTCCTTTGCAACTCAACCGCAGCAGCACAATCAAACGATGATGCAGTGGCCCGTTGAGTCTCAACCGCAGCAGCACCTTGAAACTCAGACGCAGTGGGGTTCACAGCCGCACCAAACAGGAATCTCCTTTGCAACTCAACCGCAGCAGCACATTCAAACGCAGATGCAGTGGCCCGTTGAGTCTCAACCGCAGCAGAACTTGCACTACACGGAACCGCAGCATCACAGTTCGATGACAACAACAAACTGTTCTGCCACTGGTAATGAGTTGATGCACTTGACGACTCAAGCTTCAGGGCCGCTGCCACCACAGTCTCAAATGCAAGAGAACCGGACGAGCGACGAGGATTTAGTGTAG